Genomic DNA from Pirellulales bacterium:
CACGGCCTTGTAGTTCTCGCCGTAATAGTTCAGCACGCGGGCGTGCTCCATCGCCGAGCGGTGATAGGCTGAGGTCGAATGCGGCAGATAGTATTGGCCGGTGATTTTGCGGTCGGCACGAGAGCTCAGGTCTTGGGCGACAATCGCGCGGTGGGCCACCATCATGGTTCCGGAGATCGCCAGAACGGTCAGCAATCGTTTCATCGTTTTAGTCCCTTAAGTTGTTCGTGTTCAAAGGTAGGGTGGGACCAGCGAACTTGCGAGCGCCGGCCCACCGTTGGCGAGGTCGATTATGGTGGGCCGGCGCTCGCAAGCTCGCTGGTCCCACCCTACGGACTTCGGGTCAGGTCAACTTCAACAGCCGCACCCCATGCCGGCCATGCGCATCGCTCCGCCGGACGCTTTTTGCGACGCGGCGGGCGCTTGTTTGCCATTCATGCCCGACATGCCGCCCATGTTCATCATGCATCCAGGGCACATTCTCATGTCGTCCATGCCGCTCATCGCGCCCTGACCCATGCCCGGCATGTCGCCCATCTCGTCCATCTCCATGCCGGCGTGTTCGTCCGCTGGCGCGCTGCGCTTCGTGGCATCCGGCTTCGTCGCTTTGAGCTTCAGTTTCATGCCGCAGATCGGGCAGTCGGTCGGCTTGGTCCATTGGACTTGCGGGTGCATCGGGCAGGTATAGATCGGCGCGGCGGGAGCCTTCGCCCTGGCAGCCACGGTGCGAACGGCCGGTGAGGCGGCCGATGGCTTGCCGCGGGCAATCGCGGTCGTGGCAGCGCCGGCTGGTGCGCGGTTGGTCGCGGGCGCCGTTTGGGCCAGCATCGGAGCGCGTCCGGCGATCTTGCCGCTGGCCACGGCGCGGCCGCCGCCGTAACCGTAGCCGCTTCCGCCCGACATGGCGCAGCCCCCACCACCGCCGCCACCGCAAGCCAACGCGGGCAACCCGGTTGCACTGACCACGCCGCCGATCACGAGCATCGAAAACAACTTCTGCATTTCATTCTCCTTCACAATCGAGGTAGTTGAGAAAAAACCAACGCATCGACCTCGCCTGACTTGTGGTGCAGGCGTCCCGCCTGCGGAAAGCAGGCGGGACGCCTGCGCCACAACCGCCCCGGCCGTTTCCGGCGGCCCCGGCCCAAGACGAGAGTCTTGGGCCGGGTAATGCGCCGAAATCAGCGGTGCTGAGATTGGCCGTCGTGGCTCGTCTCAACGCAATTCATGGTGGGCGGTGCCCGCCCTGCCGTTAGTAACCCAGGATCTTCCGAGTGGCCGAGTACGAGGGGCCGCTGGAACCGTTCGAGCGGTAGCTCCGCATCGACGGCGCACGGTACGCGCCGGGCGCGGCGGAGTAACGCCGGATGGTTTGCGTTCGCGGCCGTGCCGCGGCCGCGGGAGCGCGAGGCGCCGGGGCCCGCGCCGTGGCGGGGGCCGGCGCCGCGGTCGTGCCCATCGGGCAACCGCCGCTGGCGGCGCGTGCCGAACTGGCGCCGGTTAAGGTCATGGCCGCGACGACAACAAGCATGGAAAACGTCTTCAACATAAAACACTCCTTCTATCGAGTGCGCCGCCGACTTCCGCCTGGAGGTCGCACCGGCGCGGTCTCACCTGATTGAAAATCGGCACACTGCGGCGGTCCGCGCTCGCGGACGAAAGGCCGAGTGTCGCCTTCGCTTAGGAAACGGGCCAAAACAGCCCTACGCGCGCAGCATCAAGCGCTGCGCGAGCACGAAGGAGAAAGAGAGAATCAGATCAAGAGCGACCGAAAGACGATGACTCGGTCAAGGGGTGGGCCGCTATCGAACTCGGCCGCGTCCACGATAAACGAGGGGTGGACCAGCGCGCCGACTTGCTGAACGACCGCGACGACG
This window encodes:
- a CDS encoding heavy metal-binding domain-containing protein, giving the protein MQKLFSMLVIGGVVSATGLPALACGGGGGGGCAMSGGSGYGYGGGRAVASGKIAGRAPMLAQTAPATNRAPAGAATTAIARGKPSAASPAVRTVAARAKAPAAPIYTCPMHPQVQWTKPTDCPICGMKLKLKATKPDATKRSAPADEHAGMEMDEMGDMPGMGQGAMSGMDDMRMCPGCMMNMGGMSGMNGKQAPAASQKASGGAMRMAGMGCGC